The sequence CCAGGCAACTACTGCGCATCTTTCGAGGCAAGAGGGAGGTCGACCGCGACCAATTGCAGAAATTTCTAAGGGGAACAGGGGTCTCCCCAGAGGTGTTCGCGGACAACAATTGGACGGTCGAGAAGTCCAAACGGTTCAGTCTGGTCTCGCCACCAGAATTTGCCCTTCTTTGGAAGGGACGACAGCGCAAAGCACTCACGTATGATTACGACCAAGCTTGGTTTCTCATCGGAGCATGCCACGACGGTTCAGGAATCAACGCCGCCGAGCAACTTCGAAACGACAATTTCAAGCCCCATCCGGCGCTCAAGCCCCTGTTGGAATGGTTTTCCCGGAACGGAGTCGACGCAGCGACCAGGCAGGCTGCAGTTCGCGCAGGAACGATTTACAACGCTTGGGCCGACACGAATCAGGATGTCGTGGCAAAACAAATAGAAATGTTCGCTTGAACTGGATGATGTGATGCGCCAGATCGAAGATGAGGTGTGGAGGCGGCGGGGTTTCACGGTCCTCTGGAGTCCAACTGCACTCGGTCTTCTCTGTGGATCGACAACCGAGATAATCTCGATGCGGGAACTCTTCCGTGTTTGCACGAACTGGCCTGACACGCTCCCAACGAGCAACGGAAACGCTTTGGTCGTCACAGGCCTCGAAGGATGTCTTGATCGGATAAGTCCTCCGGACGCCGAAGCTTGGCTTGATGAGGTGGTGCAGCCATTGATGCTGAGATTCCAGAGGCAGTATTCGGATGATGCCGCCTTGATCTTCTGGATGCCGACCGGAGAAAAGCGCGTCGAGTTGGTGAACCTGGACGATACGTTTTCCTGGGAGTTTGCTCCGCCGTTCAAAAAGGAGCCGTTCTCGATTTCCCGGGCTCTGTTTGGCGGTGCTCACAAGGATGCCGGCAAGATCGTCGCTTCCGAGCAGGATGACCGCGGCCATCGAAAGCAGGCTTGGATCGGACTCCATCTGTCCCGGATCGCATAGATGGCACAAGCGCAGATCGGACCGGGGCAGCGCATCACGCATCCCCAATTCGGGGCCGGCGTCGTTATTGAGGCGCCCGTAGACGGATTCGTCCGCGCTTTTTTCGCTACGGGCGAACGTCGTGTTTCAATCGAGACCGTCAGCGCCGGATTGTGGAGCGCCGAGGCCGTGATTGGCGGGCTGTCGGGCGAAGCCACACGCCTTCGGGACGCGTGGCTCCATTATGAATCCTATGCATTGCCTATCATCGCAAGCGCACCGGCTCTCACATCGGCGAAGATCGACCTGTTGCCGCACCAGGTCGTTCTTACCCATCGGATAGCGAGCAGCGTTTCGAGGCGGTTCTTAATCGCCGACGAGGTGGGTCTCGGTAAGACCATCGAAACGGCCTTGGCCTTGAGGGAGCTCGCCAGCCGCGGCGAACTAAATCGAGCCTTGATGATCGTGCCGGCCGGGTTGGTGAACAATTGGGCGCGCGAACTGAACGAGGTCTTCAATCTAAATTTCGAAGTATTCGGAAGCGAAGGTGACGTCACCGACAAAAGATCGAACGCCTTCGCCAAGCATGATCGGTTGATCGCGAGCGTCGATACGCTGAAGCGACCGTCCCGGATCAAGAAGTTGCTCGAAGCGCCCGAATGGGATCTGGTCGTCTTCGACGAAGCCCACCACCTCACCGCCATGCGGTCCGGAGGTAAGGTCCGGAAGACGGAGAATTACAAACTCGCCGAGGCGCTGCGGGATCATACCCGTGATCTTCTGCTCCTCTCGGCAACCCCACATCAGGGAGACCATTTCCGCTTCTGGATGTTGATCCGCTTGCTGAATCCGACGCTATTCGACGGCGCGGATCAGATGGTGGCGCAACGCCATAGGCTAAACGCCGTGGTGTTCCGCAGGACGAAGGCCGACGCGTGCCGTCCGGACGGCTCGCCCCTTTTTGCGCGCCGTTGGGTTCACACGGAATCGTTCATCATGCAGGACGATGAACGGAAGTTCTACGAAGGGCTCCGGACTTACCTCGAGGACGGATTCGACCTGGCAAAGCGACAGGGAAACCAAGGACGCGGGCTGGGTTTCCTGATGGCCATATTCCAGAAGATCGCGGCATCCAGTTTCGCGGCGGTCCGACGGACTCTTCGGCGTCGCTTGCTCACCCTGACGGTCCATGAAGCTCTGCTTTGCGACCGCGCGTTGGACATCGACGGACGCGAGAGGCTATTCGAAGAGGCGCGTGCGCTGATCCACGACGACGTCGGGATCTCGCACGATTCGATCGGCCGATCGGAAGTGGATCGCGTCCTCGCCGATCTCAAATTCCGCCTGGTCAAGTCTCTCGACAAGGATGCGCTTGAGGATCTCGCCGACGAATACGCGTCCGAGGTCGCTTCGCCCGCTGCCGAAGATGCCGCCGCGACCGCGGTAAAGATATTTCTGCCGGAGGAGCGGACCCGGATCAAAGAACTCCTGTCCGTTTTCCCGGTCAAGCGTGAAACCAAAGTGCAAAAGTTGCTCGATGGACTTGGGTCGCTTTGGCGCCACAATTCGTCGGAGAAGGTCGTTGTGTTCGCGACGTATCTCGGGACCGTCGACGCGATCGCGTGCGAAATCGAGAAGGTCTATCCGGGTCAGGGAGTGGTCGTTCTTCGCGGGGGAGATCACGGAGCCAAACTGGCAGCTGAAAGGCGTTTCAAACAAAAGGATGGACCGCGCGTGCTGGTTTGCACAGCAGCGGGTCGCGAAGGAATCAATCTGCAATTCGCACGGGTGCTGTTCAATTTCGACTTGCCTTGGAATCCGATGGATCTCGAACAGCGCATCGGTCGCATCCATCGGTATGGGCAGAACCACACAGCTCAGGTCTTCAACCTTGTGCTTTCCGACACGATCGAGGGGCGCATCTTCCTGCTGCTCGACGCCAAGCTGAAGGAAATTGCTCGCACGCTGGGCAAGCTAGACGAGCAAGGCAATGTCGCCGAAGACTTGCGCGCGCAGATTCTTGGACAACTCTCCGAGCGTCTCAATTATGAGAAGCTCTACCATGAAGCGCTGTCGGACCCCGAATTGCGGCGTACTCAGGTCGAACTCGACATCGCATTGGCCAATGCCGAAGAGGCGCGTGAGGTCGTGTTCGATCTCTTCCAGGATTTGGACGGGTTCAGCCTCGACGACTACCGCCCGTTCGAAGACGTGAGCGATGGATTCAGGCGGCTGATCGACTTCCTTGCGGCGTCGTTACCAGATCAAGGGCGACGACTGGTTCGCAAAGAGGAAGACCTCTACGAAGTAGTCGACAACGCCGGCAAGCGCACTTCTTTCTTAACGACCGACCGTGCGAAGGCGGCCGATCGCGAAGATCTGGAACTCGTCGGCCTGGATCATCCTTTGGTCGAAGCAGAACTCGCGAAGTGGCGCGACCTGAATCCCGCTAACGTGGGTAGCTGCGTCAAGAAGGGACGGGAGAATACAGCGCTCCTGGCCATGTGGGTCGTCGAAGCGTCGAATGCGAAGAACGAGCGTAAGACCTCGATTCAATCGATCGCAGTAGACGCTATTACAGGGACCCGTATTCCATCGATTGAGCGGCAGGTCGAAGAGACCTTCAGAACCGAACAAGGCTGTCCTGCGCTATCCATCTCAACCCGTTCCCAGGTGTTCCATGAGTTTCTGGAGCCTGCGCTAGAGCGCGAACTCAAGATGAAAGGTCTGCTGGACGAGGGAGGAAGCTTTTCTGCAGAACTGATCGGGTTGGTCGAGGTCGTGTGAGCGTGCCTTCAGATGGCGCCCGGTACATCATTGGGCTCTCGAATAGCGCAGTGCACCGAGACCATGAATCCGGATGCGCGTGGTTTCCTGGCGACGTGAGCATTGACCAATGTAGGCGACGTACCTTGCATGCTGAGGGCATGATCGCCCGACCGGAATCGAAGCGAGGCGTTCATGTTCACTAGGCTTCGGAACAGCGTGCTGAATCCGGTACCCCGCTGCGCCGCCTTGCCGAACCGCGACTCGCCGTCGGTCAGGGCGCATTGCAGCGCGTCGCCCTCGTCGGTCAGGTGGGCGTACTCCGGATTCGACCGCAGGCTGGCGAGCGCTCCGATACCGTCATCGGCGATTGCGAATTCGAAGGATCCCGGACGGCCGCTGAACACGACGAAGCCCGTTGCAGCGGCGTTGGAGTGCTCCAGGACGTTGTCCGCGATCTCCCCCATCGCGCCCATGAGACGGCTGACGGCTTGCGAGGGAAAGCCCGCGGCAAGCGCTGCCTTGTGCGCTTCGAGTTTGAACGAGGTCCATCTCGCCGCTTCGGTCTGCAGCACGTCGCATCGGAAGAAGCCTGAGCCGCTGCCGTGCGGAGACGGCCATCCTTCAGAACCGCCGCCGGCCGCGCGCAAGACCGTCTCGGTCCCGTTCAAGCGGAGCCACGGCGCCGAGCTTGGAGGAGGCAGGAGCCCCGTCCGTGCAAGCTGGACCATCTCGATCAGCGGACCAAGGTCGCCGGCGACGTATTCCGGCATGTCGCCGAGTCGGCTTCGCGCGGCGGCGAAAGCGATGCCGTCGAGCGCAGCGAACGTGAGGTTTTCGGTTTCAGGCAACTGCGACCGCCGGCGCCGGGGGCAGATCTCGGCGCATCGTCTTGGCGATGGCATCGCGCGAGATCTCCCAGTTGGTCTCGAACAGGTCGTCCAGCAGCTGGCCCAGCGGGCCCGGCATCCGGATCCGGAGACCTGAGGACCTTGTGCTGGTGTGGACGGCCTCTCATCCCCACGGTTCTATGGCGCTCTGGCGTCATAGCTAGATGAGAGGAAAGTCTGATGAATCTTCCCATTCGTATCGGTATGGACACTTCCAAGTCGGTCTTCCAGCTTCACGGTGTTGACGAGAACGAGGCAGTAGTCGTCCGGCGGCAGTTTCGGCGAGCCGAGATG is a genomic window of Bradyrhizobium sp. CB1717 containing:
- a CDS encoding SNF2-related protein codes for the protein MAQAQIGPGQRITHPQFGAGVVIEAPVDGFVRAFFATGERRVSIETVSAGLWSAEAVIGGLSGEATRLRDAWLHYESYALPIIASAPALTSAKIDLLPHQVVLTHRIASSVSRRFLIADEVGLGKTIETALALRELASRGELNRALMIVPAGLVNNWARELNEVFNLNFEVFGSEGDVTDKRSNAFAKHDRLIASVDTLKRPSRIKKLLEAPEWDLVVFDEAHHLTAMRSGGKVRKTENYKLAEALRDHTRDLLLLSATPHQGDHFRFWMLIRLLNPTLFDGADQMVAQRHRLNAVVFRRTKADACRPDGSPLFARRWVHTESFIMQDDERKFYEGLRTYLEDGFDLAKRQGNQGRGLGFLMAIFQKIAASSFAAVRRTLRRRLLTLTVHEALLCDRALDIDGRERLFEEARALIHDDVGISHDSIGRSEVDRVLADLKFRLVKSLDKDALEDLADEYASEVASPAAEDAAATAVKIFLPEERTRIKELLSVFPVKRETKVQKLLDGLGSLWRHNSSEKVVVFATYLGTVDAIACEIEKVYPGQGVVVLRGGDHGAKLAAERRFKQKDGPRVLVCTAAGREGINLQFARVLFNFDLPWNPMDLEQRIGRIHRYGQNHTAQVFNLVLSDTIEGRIFLLLDAKLKEIARTLGKLDEQGNVAEDLRAQILGQLSERLNYEKLYHEALSDPELRRTQVELDIALANAEEAREVVFDLFQDLDGFSLDDYRPFEDVSDGFRRLIDFLAASLPDQGRRLVRKEEDLYEVVDNAGKRTSFLTTDRAKAADREDLELVGLDHPLVEAELAKWRDLNPANVGSCVKKGRENTALLAMWVVEASNAKNERKTSIQSIAVDAITGTRIPSIERQVEETFRTEQGCPALSISTRSQVFHEFLEPALERELKMKGLLDEGGSFSAELIGLVEVV